Proteins co-encoded in one Anaerolineae bacterium genomic window:
- a CDS encoding fumarate hydratase: MVEFAYQEMFPLKDDFTPYRLITTDHIGLKSFLDFEIVKIAPEGLTLLVEQAFKDVSHLLRPSHLKQLAMIVDDPQASRNDRYVALEMLRNAVISAQGVFPLCQDTGTAVVIGKKGQKVWTGFSDKEAISKGIFNAYTKNNLRYSQLAPLTMFDEINTGCNLPAQIELYAAKGDEYNFLFIAKGGGSANKTLFYQETKAILTPEKLVGFLENKMKSLGTAACPPYHLAFVVGGTSAEANLKTVKLASAGYLDTLPEKGNKLGHAFRDMKLEAQLLKISRELGIGAQFGGKYFCHDIRVVRLPRHGASCPIGLGVSCSADRNIKAKITRDGIFLERLEPDPANYLPCPQIDKYDAVRIDLNKPIDEIRTILSKYPVATPLLLNGKIVVARDMAHARLKERLDSGQGLPSYFKDHIIYYAGPAKTPPGYPSGSFGPTTAGRMDPYVPVFQKHGGSMIMLAKGNRSMEIVDSCKKYGGFYLGSIGGPAARLGKECITDIETIAYPELGMESILLITVKDFPAFIIIDDKGNDFFQNLLT; this comes from the coding sequence ATGGTAGAATTTGCCTATCAGGAAATGTTTCCCTTGAAAGATGATTTCACCCCTTATCGTTTAATAACAACAGACCATATCGGCTTAAAATCCTTTCTGGACTTTGAGATAGTGAAAATCGCCCCTGAGGGGCTTACCCTCCTTGTCGAACAGGCATTCAAAGATGTATCCCACCTGCTCAGACCGTCTCATCTCAAGCAATTAGCAATGATTGTTGATGACCCGCAAGCTTCTAGAAACGACAGATATGTTGCCCTTGAGATGCTGAGAAATGCGGTTATTTCCGCACAAGGGGTATTCCCTCTGTGCCAGGATACCGGAACCGCTGTTGTTATAGGCAAAAAGGGGCAAAAGGTTTGGACCGGTTTTTCTGACAAGGAGGCTATTTCAAAGGGGATATTTAATGCCTATACAAAAAACAATCTGCGTTATTCACAGCTGGCTCCATTAACCATGTTTGATGAAATAAATACAGGATGCAATCTTCCCGCCCAGATAGAACTGTATGCCGCAAAAGGGGATGAATATAATTTTCTTTTCATTGCAAAGGGAGGGGGGTCTGCAAATAAAACCTTATTTTATCAGGAAACAAAGGCGATATTGACACCTGAGAAGCTGGTCGGCTTTCTGGAAAATAAAATGAAATCCCTTGGAACCGCTGCATGCCCTCCTTATCATCTTGCTTTTGTTGTCGGAGGAACCTCTGCTGAAGCAAATTTAAAGACGGTTAAACTGGCCTCAGCCGGATATCTGGATACCCTCCCCGAAAAAGGAAATAAGTTGGGGCATGCTTTCAGAGACATGAAACTTGAAGCGCAATTGCTTAAGATATCACGCGAACTCGGAATCGGCGCACAATTCGGAGGAAAATATTTCTGCCACGATATAAGAGTGGTGCGACTTCCACGGCACGGAGCATCCTGTCCAATAGGCCTTGGCGTAAGCTGCAGCGCGGACAGGAACATCAAGGCAAAAATTACGCGTGACGGTATTTTTCTGGAAAGGCTTGAACCTGATCCGGCAAACTATCTTCCGTGTCCGCAAATAGACAAATATGATGCCGTGCGAATAGACCTGAATAAGCCCATAGATGAGATCAGGACAATTTTGAGCAAATACCCTGTAGCAACCCCTCTTTTGCTAAACGGTAAAATTGTTGTGGCAAGAGACATGGCTCATGCCAGGCTAAAAGAGCGGCTCGACAGTGGCCAAGGTCTTCCGAGCTATTTTAAAGACCACATTATATATTATGCAGGTCCGGCAAAAACCCCGCCCGGATATCCTTCCGGTTCCTTTGGCCCTACGACTGCCGGGCGCATGGACCCTTACGTGCCTGTTTTCCAGAAACACGGCGGCTCCATGATAATGCTTGCCAAGGGAAACCGTTCCATGGAGATTGTAGATTCGTGTAAAAAATACGGCGGTTTTTACCTTGGGTCTATTGGTGGGCCTGCCGCACGGCTGGGCAAAGAGTGTATTACAGACATTGAAACCATTGCCTATCCCGAACTGGGCATGGAATCAATCTTGTTGATTACAGTAAAGGATTTTCCGGCATTTATTATTATCGATGACAAGGGAAATGATTTTTTTCAAAATCTTCTGACTTAA
- a CDS encoding GNAT family N-acetyltransferase produces MAKAIYWADHYAGIKKTGREAVKLIGSGKRVFIGSSCGEPQHLVKELGEASANFTDLEIVRLMTMGSTPLTLIANKTNCRSMNIRSFYLGSAAIDTFAGNMRFITPINLSAVPFLFKNRQLPIHVALIQVSPPDDFGWLSLGISVDITLAAAMSADLVIAQVNSKMPRVLGRSFIHVNDVDVVVEYDEDLLAIDEAKESASSNLIGRQIARLIDDGSTIDIGRGATPRAILSNLSSKNDLGVHTQYLTNGIMDLVSKGVITNRKKGFNEGKLVASSAIGTGYLYEFLDDNPAIEFHPSDYVNDPGIISRHYRMVSLNMATAVDLTGQVAADTLSYDYFSGVSGMLDFIRGTARSKGGKSILMLPSTSISADKSWIVPRLSDMAVVVPRGDVQCVVTEYGVVNLFGKSLQERAMAMISIAHPDFRDELFFEAKQMGLLSAKRELKKSIHGVYPLDLEETLTIEGEPVTIRPAKPVDERRLQEHFYNQEKSDIILRFFHEKKIFVREEAEGMSQIDYIKNLTIVAIIGESGFRNVVGVGEYLLDEVKNVAEVAFSVNRSYQGKGIGRILMRKLSEAARENGIAGFTAYTSPQNQAMIRLFKSVPYKTTTIFDGDVLSLNCRFDELK; encoded by the coding sequence ATGGCTAAAGCGATCTATTGGGCAGATCATTATGCCGGCATCAAAAAAACCGGCCGGGAAGCAGTAAAATTGATCGGGTCCGGCAAAAGGGTTTTTATCGGATCATCATGCGGAGAACCGCAGCATCTGGTCAAAGAGCTCGGTGAAGCATCAGCAAACTTTACAGACCTTGAGATAGTTCGCCTTATGACCATGGGAAGCACCCCTTTAACACTGATAGCAAACAAAACAAATTGCCGGAGCATGAATATTAGATCTTTTTATCTTGGGTCTGCTGCTATTGATACTTTTGCAGGAAACATGCGATTTATTACTCCGATAAACCTTTCCGCGGTGCCCTTTCTGTTTAAGAACAGACAGCTTCCCATACATGTAGCCCTTATCCAGGTGTCTCCTCCGGATGATTTTGGATGGTTAAGCCTTGGCATTTCCGTGGATATAACACTGGCCGCAGCCATGTCCGCCGATCTTGTGATCGCCCAGGTAAACTCTAAAATGCCAAGGGTGCTTGGCCGAAGCTTTATCCATGTTAATGATGTAGATGTGGTTGTCGAATATGATGAGGATCTTCTTGCAATTGATGAGGCTAAAGAGTCCGCGTCTTCAAATCTTATCGGCAGACAAATAGCGCGACTTATTGACGATGGCTCAACAATTGACATCGGCAGAGGCGCTACGCCGCGAGCAATCCTTTCAAACCTCTCTAGTAAAAATGATCTTGGAGTCCATACTCAATATCTGACAAACGGTATAATGGACCTTGTGTCAAAAGGGGTTATTACAAACCGGAAAAAGGGGTTCAATGAGGGAAAGCTTGTGGCAAGCAGCGCGATAGGAACAGGTTATCTGTACGAGTTTTTAGATGATAATCCTGCCATAGAATTTCATCCTTCAGATTATGTAAACGACCCCGGCATTATTTCCCGCCATTACAGGATGGTTTCCTTAAACATGGCAACGGCAGTAGATCTCACCGGCCAGGTCGCCGCTGATACCCTTTCTTACGATTATTTTTCAGGTGTTTCAGGTATGCTCGACTTTATAAGAGGAACAGCTCGATCTAAAGGGGGTAAATCGATCCTTATGCTCCCATCGACATCCATAAGCGCCGATAAGAGCTGGATTGTCCCCAGGCTGAGCGACATGGCCGTAGTAGTTCCAAGGGGTGATGTTCAATGTGTTGTTACCGAGTATGGCGTTGTCAACCTGTTCGGCAAAAGCCTCCAGGAAAGGGCTATGGCCATGATCAGTATCGCTCATCCTGATTTTCGCGATGAGCTGTTTTTTGAGGCCAAACAGATGGGTCTGCTTAGCGCAAAGCGCGAGCTTAAAAAATCCATTCACGGCGTTTATCCTCTTGATCTTGAAGAAACACTTACAATCGAAGGCGAACCGGTAACCATCAGACCCGCAAAACCGGTCGATGAAAGAAGGTTGCAGGAGCACTTTTACAACCAGGAAAAAAGTGATATTATTTTAAGATTTTTCCATGAAAAGAAAATCTTTGTGCGTGAAGAGGCTGAAGGCATGTCGCAGATAGATTATATTAAAAACCTTACCATTGTCGCAATTATCGGTGAATCCGGCTTTAGAAATGTTGTTGGAGTGGGAGAATATTTGCTTGACGAAGTAAAAAACGTGGCAGAGGTAGCCTTTTCCGTAAACAGGAGCTACCAGGGGAAAGGGATTGGCAGAATCCTGATGCGAAAACTTTCCGAAGCTGCGCGTGAAAACGGAATTGCCGGTTTTACAGCCTATACTTCGCCGCAAAACCAGGCAATGATCAGGCTGTTTAAAAGCGTGCCTTACAAAACCACGACTATTTTTGATGGCGATGTTCTTTCACTTAACTGCAGATTCGATGAATTAAAATAG
- a CDS encoding ATP-dependent helicase: protein MQLSAQQKEAVEYIGSPALVVAGAGSGKTRTLTAKISHLMSSGYDPERILAITFTNKAADEMKSRLVRMTKIPAERFPWVRTFHSACFKILKKHCSLLGYNIPLQIYAGYHQQKIIKDIIVGKMNFEKKHVQPVLAQISSAKNSGNPFEYLDHKLHSFRIRLLDVFNLYEKELKSNNAVDFDNILILTRNLLQDHKDVRKQYQKLFQFILVDEYQDTNNLQEDLTGLLLGNGNLFCVGDDWQAIYSFRGSNMDHFLLFPEKYKEAKVFRLEQNYRSADEIVRTANDLIGYNDNKMEKRCFSDKRGGLVEIYDFFDEKKEAVWVAGKIKSLGEMGLAYSKMAVLYRTKFCSLSFEKAFRSFGIPYRMLGGKGFFERKEVMDINCYLTAAVFEKDDASFERIVNIPKRGIGPAAVNKIAQIKTGEMSLQDAARKALGEKLLAPAIYNSLSALIRLLDDIKDMKPDAAIREILLKVNYLDYIKEYSIAGSMDYTSREENIDQLIYSASQKDTIVEYLEEAALIKEDKEDEEDKKSGVILSTIHASKGLEYRAVFVVACEEQLFPHWRSMDSEMGLNEERRLMYVAMTRAEHFLFLTHANYRRGQFNKKSRFLDEINDSLNYDGIVKSKKTTLCN, encoded by the coding sequence ATGCAACTTTCGGCCCAACAAAAAGAGGCTGTTGAATATATCGGTTCTCCGGCGTTGGTCGTAGCAGGCGCAGGCTCAGGGAAAACACGGACATTGACCGCTAAAATCTCTCATCTTATGTCAAGCGGCTATGATCCCGAGCGTATTCTTGCGATTACATTTACCAATAAGGCTGCAGACGAGATGAAGAGCCGGCTTGTTCGTATGACAAAAATCCCGGCAGAACGTTTCCCGTGGGTTCGAACATTTCATTCCGCATGTTTTAAAATCTTAAAGAAACATTGCTCCCTGCTTGGGTATAATATTCCTCTCCAGATCTACGCGGGATACCATCAACAAAAGATAATCAAGGATATTATTGTAGGAAAAATGAATTTTGAGAAAAAGCATGTCCAACCTGTTTTAGCTCAAATTTCCAGTGCAAAAAACTCCGGCAATCCCTTTGAATATCTTGACCATAAGCTTCACTCTTTCCGTATCAGATTGCTCGATGTTTTTAATCTTTATGAAAAGGAACTTAAATCAAATAATGCTGTTGATTTTGATAATATTTTGATTTTGACACGCAATCTGCTTCAAGATCACAAAGATGTGCGCAAGCAGTACCAAAAGCTTTTCCAGTTTATTCTTGTGGATGAATATCAGGACACCAATAATCTTCAGGAGGATCTTACAGGGCTGTTGCTTGGAAACGGCAACCTCTTCTGCGTAGGTGATGACTGGCAGGCAATTTATTCATTTAGAGGAAGCAATATGGACCATTTTCTGTTGTTTCCTGAAAAGTACAAAGAGGCAAAGGTTTTCAGGCTGGAACAGAACTATCGTTCCGCAGACGAGATTGTTCGGACGGCAAATGATCTGATCGGATACAATGACAACAAGATGGAAAAAAGGTGCTTCTCTGACAAGCGTGGGGGATTGGTTGAGATTTATGATTTTTTCGATGAAAAAAAAGAGGCTGTATGGGTTGCCGGAAAGATCAAATCTCTTGGTGAAATGGGTCTTGCTTATAGTAAAATGGCTGTTTTGTACAGGACTAAATTTTGCTCTCTTTCCTTTGAGAAGGCATTCAGATCTTTTGGAATTCCGTACCGGATGTTAGGTGGAAAGGGGTTTTTTGAACGTAAGGAGGTCATGGATATAAACTGCTATCTTACCGCAGCGGTTTTTGAAAAAGATGATGCATCCTTTGAGCGGATTGTAAATATTCCCAAACGGGGGATCGGTCCCGCGGCTGTCAATAAGATCGCTCAGATAAAAACAGGCGAGATGAGCCTTCAGGACGCTGCGCGCAAGGCTCTTGGTGAAAAGCTTCTGGCTCCCGCAATATATAATTCTCTCAGCGCGTTAATCAGGTTGCTTGATGATATTAAGGATATGAAACCTGATGCTGCAATCCGCGAGATATTGTTAAAGGTTAACTATCTGGATTATATTAAAGAGTATTCCATAGCCGGTTCAATGGATTATACGTCAAGGGAGGAAAACATTGACCAGCTTATTTATTCAGCTTCCCAAAAAGATACAATTGTAGAATACCTTGAAGAAGCCGCCCTGATTAAGGAGGACAAAGAAGATGAAGAAGACAAAAAAAGCGGGGTAATTCTGTCAACTATACACGCTTCCAAGGGGTTGGAGTACAGGGCGGTCTTTGTGGTTGCATGTGAAGAACAGCTTTTCCCTCACTGGAGGTCCATGGATTCAGAAATGGGTCTTAATGAGGAACGTAGACTTATGTATGTTGCGATGACAAGGGCCGAGCATTTTTTATTTTTGACTCATGCAAATTATAGAAGGGGTCAATTCAACAAAAAAAGCCGGTTTTTAGATGAAATCAATGATTCATTAAATTATGATGGCATCGTAAAAAGTAAAAAAACCACTCTTTGCAATTAG
- a CDS encoding ASKHA domain-containing protein, whose protein sequence is MEQDMIRHTILFLPHNKRITVRDGENIIRAAMEAGVHINASCGGEGVCGKCRVIIEQGDVDGGITEKLSQEECAAGYRQACLSNVKSDMVVRIPVESDVDASMLNMQSTPRQAARIKEMDFKQLKQNSCFLPPVEKIYIKLPEPSVKDNLSDVARLVNYLKLNFNERRLVINLPVIRKIPEVFRKNNFKITVTLARPVQAGRKTHIVDVQPGDTSGESYGVAMDIGTTTIYVRLIDLNTGKIMADYGDFNKQIGFGEDVITRLIYAEKPGGLEKLYEVSLETINNILRKIINDTAIDPEQIVLVTLAGNTTMTQLMLKVDPKYIRRSPYVPTSALYPPIKAIELGMALGEHVTTLIYPEISSYVGGDIVAGIMASGMYRSEKLTLYMDIGTNAEIVIGNREWLACAACSAGPAFEGGGIKFGMRATKGAIEDFSIDPLTLEPMNITIGNVRPKGICGSGLINIAAEMFEQGVVDNLGKFDRSLDTDRIRQNNGIYEYVLAKADVTHIDRDIVITEPDIDNLIRAKGAMFSGCMTLLGEVGLSIDDIDRIILAGGFGSYVDLEKAMTIGLLPETDPDKVVFIGNGSLTGATMICLANHIRKDVVEVTRKITNFELSETASYMNNYMASLFLPHTDMNKFPRLKARIEARKELRN, encoded by the coding sequence ATGGAGCAGGACATGATCAGGCACACAATTTTATTTTTGCCTCACAACAAGAGGATAACCGTAAGGGATGGAGAAAATATTATCCGTGCCGCCATGGAGGCAGGGGTGCATATTAATGCCTCGTGCGGAGGGGAAGGTGTGTGCGGCAAGTGCCGTGTTATTATCGAGCAGGGGGATGTTGATGGAGGAATAACGGAAAAGTTAAGCCAAGAAGAATGCGCGGCCGGATACCGGCAGGCATGTTTGAGTAATGTAAAAAGCGACATGGTTGTACGTATACCTGTAGAATCGGATGTTGATGCAAGCATGCTTAACATGCAAAGCACTCCCAGACAAGCCGCCCGTATCAAGGAAATGGATTTTAAGCAGTTAAAGCAAAACAGCTGTTTCCTGCCCCCTGTTGAAAAAATATATATTAAACTACCTGAGCCTTCTGTAAAAGACAACCTGTCTGACGTTGCAAGACTTGTTAATTACCTGAAACTGAATTTCAACGAGCGTCGTCTTGTCATTAATCTGCCGGTTATACGTAAGATCCCGGAGGTTTTCAGAAAAAATAATTTTAAAATAACCGTTACTCTTGCCCGCCCGGTCCAAGCCGGAAGAAAGACTCATATCGTCGATGTCCAGCCCGGTGATACGAGCGGGGAAAGCTATGGAGTTGCCATGGATATAGGCACAACAACCATCTATGTCCGGCTGATAGATCTAAATACAGGCAAAATCATGGCTGATTACGGTGATTTTAACAAACAGATAGGTTTTGGAGAAGATGTAATCACCAGGCTTATATATGCGGAAAAACCAGGAGGGCTTGAAAAGCTTTATGAAGTTAGTTTGGAAACCATCAACAATATTCTGCGCAAGATAATTAATGATACCGCAATTGACCCTGAACAAATTGTATTAGTTACATTGGCGGGCAACACAACTATGACCCAGCTTATGCTGAAGGTTGACCCAAAATACATCAGGCGTTCGCCGTATGTGCCGACTTCAGCGTTGTATCCGCCGATCAAGGCGATTGAGTTGGGCATGGCATTAGGTGAGCATGTTACCACATTGATATATCCTGAGATATCAAGCTATGTGGGAGGCGATATTGTCGCCGGTATAATGGCATCAGGAATGTATCGCTCTGAAAAGCTTACCCTGTATATGGATATCGGCACAAATGCTGAAATTGTAATCGGCAACAGAGAGTGGCTTGCATGTGCGGCATGTTCTGCAGGCCCGGCTTTTGAAGGGGGCGGCATAAAATTTGGAATGCGCGCCACAAAAGGAGCGATAGAAGATTTTTCCATAGACCCCCTCACGCTTGAGCCGATGAATATAACCATAGGAAATGTCCGGCCAAAAGGAATATGCGGCAGCGGCCTTATCAATATTGCAGCTGAAATGTTTGAGCAGGGAGTTGTTGATAACCTTGGCAAGTTTGATCGCAGTCTTGATACAGATCGTATAAGACAGAATAACGGCATATATGAGTATGTACTCGCAAAGGCGGATGTTACACACATAGACAGGGACATTGTCATTACCGAACCGGATATCGATAATCTTATCAGAGCAAAGGGCGCAATGTTCAGCGGATGCATGACTCTTCTCGGAGAGGTCGGGCTCAGTATTGACGATATTGACCGTATTATTCTGGCAGGCGGGTTTGGAAGTTATGTGGACCTGGAAAAGGCAATGACAATTGGTCTGCTGCCTGAAACAGATCCTGATAAGGTTGTTTTTATCGGCAATGGATCACTTACCGGCGCAACAATGATCTGTCTGGCAAACCATATAAGGAAAGATGTGGTAGAGGTAACCAGAAAGATTACAAACTTTGAACTATCGGAAACAGCATCATATATGAATAATTATATGGCCTCCCTGTTTTTGCCGCATACAGACATGAATAAATTTCCAAGACTCAAAGCCCGCATTGAAGCCCGGAAGGAATTGAGGAATTGA